Proteins from a single region of Catenulispora acidiphila DSM 44928:
- a CDS encoding AAA family ATPase, whose amino-acid sequence MADGESPLIKALRQAVRSAPEQAEFRVALAEALIGAGDTQGAIVELGEALRLEPGSAQARALMLAALSRGTAAEGGEAATVAVPAQAAPAGQATPTVQATPVAQAMPAAQATPIAQADQHQAEESQPTEEDPAASKDPGFDWSAAEAELGDIAPPPRFTAASKPLAADDAGEDPEGVPAHDVERPALTLADVGGLADVKERLQVSFLAPMRNPELRKIYGKSLRGGLLLYGPPGCGKTFIARAVAGEIGASFISVGISEVLELWFGASEKNLSELFELARRQTPCVLFFDELDALGQRRSQTRSSMMRTVVNQFLTELDSVGADNEGVFVLGATNAPWDVDPALRRPGRFDRTVLVLPPDAPAREDILQYHLRDRPIAGIDLESLVARTDGFSGADLAYLCESATENALIDAVRSGEVRMMGMADFEAALKDVRPSTGPWFDAARSVALFANEGGAYDDLAAYFKNHKGAKGL is encoded by the coding sequence ATGGCTGACGGGGAAAGCCCTCTGATCAAAGCACTGCGACAGGCGGTGCGCTCCGCGCCCGAGCAAGCCGAGTTCCGAGTCGCGCTCGCCGAGGCGCTGATCGGCGCCGGGGACACGCAGGGGGCGATCGTCGAGTTGGGCGAGGCGCTGCGGCTGGAGCCGGGGTCGGCGCAAGCCAGGGCCCTGATGCTCGCGGCGCTGAGCCGCGGGACGGCGGCGGAGGGCGGCGAGGCTGCTACTGTCGCGGTCCCCGCGCAAGCCGCGCCGGCTGGTCAAGCCACACCGACTGTTCAAGCCACGCCGGTCGCGCAAGCCATGCCGGCGGCGCAAGCCACGCCGATCGCGCAAGCGGACCAGCACCAGGCGGAAGAGTCCCAGCCGACCGAAGAAGACCCCGCCGCGTCCAAGGACCCCGGCTTCGACTGGTCCGCCGCCGAAGCCGAACTCGGCGACATCGCCCCGCCGCCGCGCTTCACCGCCGCGTCGAAGCCTTTGGCCGCCGACGACGCCGGCGAGGATCCGGAAGGCGTTCCGGCGCACGACGTGGAGCGTCCCGCGCTGACTCTCGCCGACGTCGGCGGGTTGGCCGACGTCAAGGAGCGCCTGCAGGTCTCCTTCCTCGCCCCGATGCGCAATCCCGAGCTGCGCAAGATCTACGGCAAGTCGCTGCGCGGCGGTCTGCTGCTCTACGGTCCGCCCGGGTGCGGCAAGACGTTCATCGCGCGCGCGGTCGCCGGCGAGATCGGCGCGTCCTTCATCTCCGTGGGCATCTCCGAGGTGCTGGAGCTGTGGTTCGGGGCGTCGGAGAAGAACCTGAGCGAGCTGTTCGAGCTGGCGCGGCGGCAGACGCCGTGCGTGCTCTTCTTCGACGAGCTGGACGCCCTGGGCCAGCGGCGCAGCCAGACCCGCAGTTCGATGATGCGCACCGTGGTCAACCAGTTCCTCACCGAGCTGGACTCGGTCGGGGCGGACAACGAGGGCGTGTTCGTGCTCGGCGCCACCAACGCGCCGTGGGACGTCGATCCGGCGCTGCGGCGGCCCGGGCGCTTCGACCGGACCGTGCTCGTGCTGCCGCCGGACGCCCCGGCGCGCGAGGACATCCTGCAGTACCACCTTCGGGACCGGCCGATCGCGGGGATCGACCTGGAGTCGCTGGTGGCGCGGACCGACGGTTTCTCCGGCGCGGATCTGGCCTACCTGTGCGAGTCGGCGACCGAGAACGCGCTGATCGACGCGGTGCGCAGCGGGGAGGTGCGGATGATGGGGATGGCCGACTTCGAGGCCGCGCTGAAGGACGTGCGTCCCTCGACCGGGCCGTGGTTCGACGCCGCGCGCTCGGTCGCGCTGTTCGCCAACGAGGGCGGCGCGTACGACGACCTCGCGGCGTACTTCAAGAACCACAAGGGCGCGAAGGGTTTGTGA
- a CDS encoding tetratricopeptide repeat protein — MADEESLRTAVERAAALIQLDRHAEAEPMLRTVLAADPEHFGALANLAWLLDLADRRPEALETARLLIAHWPQDTEGFYRAALIHKQEQDYDEALELLTRALEIAPDEGRVLRLYAQVVGRFPDRRAEALAAADRAIEVDPQVGESFQTRAMVLVDDYRWREAEVAMEQALQLEPTDTGLLIQAGIVKLRLGAIERAREAFTSALRLKPRPYRVREVLDTLETQGLPAPLLDVYTLGCQALDIPDLGTPGTAGTDAQLLRDQARVAASMWRAAVYNHAWSKDSRDRCRELVAAMLEADPTLVPARILAAEIASDDDRYEDLLALAMPLIAEGEATRALFRWTVYALEELERLDEALELATEGRRRFPDSSEAVSLQGRILAEMDRHDEAVAAAKDAVELAGDDLGALTSAANIYKRLDMNDEAKEAYKAILRVSPTQSTTLFQLGSLYMLAYQDHRAAERLIQRIELPDVGGDRTAVLAQIRFQLGKWDQALADFETALATPMRAPITVPGIIIGLQLFGPPKRFQPLLDKCVEIHAAEPAEPVTTEKLSLAAFTLIKYGALPEAAEVLHQILEMDPENYEATIMAQVVADPDEPEHAEALAMVYVEDAHDEEL; from the coding sequence ATGGCGGACGAGGAGTCGCTGCGGACCGCCGTCGAGCGTGCCGCCGCCCTGATCCAGCTGGACCGCCACGCCGAAGCCGAGCCGATGCTGCGCACGGTGTTGGCGGCCGATCCCGAGCACTTCGGGGCGCTGGCGAACCTGGCGTGGCTGCTGGATCTGGCCGACCGGCGGCCCGAGGCGCTGGAGACGGCGCGGCTGCTGATCGCGCACTGGCCGCAGGACACCGAGGGCTTCTATCGTGCGGCGCTGATCCACAAGCAGGAGCAGGACTACGACGAGGCGCTGGAGCTGCTGACGCGGGCGCTGGAGATCGCGCCGGACGAGGGTCGGGTGCTGCGGCTGTACGCGCAGGTGGTCGGGCGGTTCCCGGACCGGCGCGCCGAGGCGCTGGCCGCCGCCGACCGGGCGATCGAGGTCGATCCGCAGGTCGGTGAGAGCTTCCAGACGCGGGCTATGGTCCTGGTCGACGACTACCGCTGGCGCGAGGCCGAAGTCGCCATGGAGCAGGCGCTGCAGCTAGAGCCGACGGACACCGGGCTCCTGATCCAGGCCGGGATCGTGAAGCTGCGGCTGGGGGCGATCGAGCGGGCGCGCGAGGCGTTCACCTCGGCGCTGCGGCTGAAGCCGAGGCCGTATCGGGTGCGCGAGGTGCTGGACACCCTGGAGACGCAAGGGCTGCCCGCGCCGCTGCTCGACGTCTACACGCTGGGCTGCCAGGCGCTGGACATCCCCGACCTCGGCACGCCGGGCACCGCCGGCACGGACGCGCAGCTGCTCCGCGACCAGGCGCGCGTCGCGGCGTCGATGTGGCGCGCGGCGGTGTACAACCACGCATGGTCGAAGGACTCGCGGGATCGCTGCCGGGAGTTGGTGGCGGCGATGCTGGAGGCGGACCCGACGCTGGTCCCCGCGCGCATACTGGCCGCCGAGATCGCCAGCGACGACGACCGCTACGAAGACCTCCTCGCCCTGGCGATGCCGCTGATCGCCGAGGGCGAGGCGACCCGCGCGCTGTTCCGCTGGACCGTCTACGCCCTGGAGGAGCTGGAGCGCCTCGACGAAGCCCTCGAACTCGCCACCGAGGGACGCCGCCGCTTCCCCGACTCGAGCGAAGCGGTGTCGCTGCAAGGGCGCATCCTGGCCGAGATGGACCGCCACGACGAGGCGGTCGCGGCCGCGAAGGACGCCGTCGAGCTCGCCGGCGACGACCTCGGCGCCCTGACCTCCGCAGCGAACATCTACAAGCGCCTCGACATGAACGACGAGGCCAAAGAGGCCTACAAGGCCATCCTGCGCGTCTCCCCGACCCAAAGCACCACACTGTTCCAACTCGGCTCGCTCTACATGCTCGCCTACCAGGACCACCGCGCCGCCGAACGCCTGATCCAGCGCATCGAACTCCCCGACGTGGGAGGCGACCGCACCGCCGTCCTCGCCCAGATCCGCTTCCAACTCGGCAAATGGGACCAAGCCCTCGCCGACTTCGAAACAGCCCTCGCCACCCCAATGCGCGCCCCGATAACCGTCCCCGGCATCATCATCGGCCTCCAGCTCTTCGGCCCACCCAAACGCTTCCAACCCCTCCTCGACAAGTGCGTCGAGATCCACGCCGCCGAACCGGCCGAACCCGTGACAACCGAGAAGCTCAGCCTCGCCGCCTTCACCCTGATCAAGTACGGCGCCCTCCCCGAAGCCGCCGAGGTCCTGCACCAGATCCTCGAGATGGACCCCGAGAACTACGAAGCCACGATCATGGCCCAAGTCGTCGCCGACCCCGACGAGCCGGAGCACGCCGAGGCGCTCGCGATGGTGTATGTGGAGGATGCCCACGACGAGGAGTTGTGA
- a CDS encoding inositol monophosphatase family protein, giving the protein MSETKNDVVLAQTVSAVREAGAVLRERFGAVAGHRTREDLMRLLAANDEAALAVLRPRLEQLRPEARWVEEELDGGALPAGEWWVVDPAEGNVNHLHGLPEWAVTATLVRDNEPVLTAVHLPLTGQTYTATAGGGAHLDGQPLHVSGSADLGLSLVATSQARPDEDEQVVRRVGASIGAMLRAALVVRTSVPATLHLVDVAAGRVDAFWQFAGARADLLPGALLVTEAGGRVSDIEGKPWTPASEGFLAAAPGIHDAAAAALSR; this is encoded by the coding sequence ATGAGCGAAACGAAGAACGATGTCGTGCTCGCGCAGACCGTGTCGGCCGTGCGCGAAGCGGGAGCTGTGCTCCGGGAGCGCTTCGGCGCCGTGGCGGGCCACCGGACCCGCGAGGACCTGATGCGGCTGCTCGCCGCCAACGACGAGGCGGCGCTCGCCGTCCTGCGTCCGCGCCTGGAGCAGCTGCGCCCGGAGGCGCGCTGGGTCGAGGAGGAGCTGGACGGCGGCGCGCTGCCGGCGGGGGAGTGGTGGGTCGTGGACCCGGCTGAGGGCAACGTCAACCACCTGCACGGCCTGCCGGAGTGGGCCGTGACCGCGACTCTCGTGCGGGACAACGAGCCCGTACTCACCGCCGTCCACCTGCCGCTGACCGGCCAGACGTACACCGCGACCGCGGGCGGCGGCGCACACCTCGACGGACAGCCGCTGCACGTGTCCGGCTCGGCGGACCTCGGTCTGAGCCTGGTCGCGACCAGCCAGGCCCGGCCGGACGAGGACGAGCAGGTCGTGCGGCGCGTCGGCGCCTCGATCGGCGCGATGCTGCGCGCCGCGCTCGTGGTGCGCACCTCGGTTCCGGCGACGCTGCACCTGGTCGATGTGGCCGCCGGCCGTGTCGACGCCTTCTGGCAGTTCGCCGGTGCCCGCGCGGACCTGCTGCCCGGGGCGCTGCTCGTCACCGAGGCGGGCGGCCGTGTCTCCGACATCGAAGGCAAGCCCTGGACTCCGGCGAGCGAAGGCTTCCTGGCCGCCGCGCCCGGGATTCATGACGCCGCAGCCGCCGCGCTCTCGCGGTGA
- a CDS encoding NADPH-dependent F420 reductase: MTTIAVLGKGRVGGALADGFRRAGHQVAVGDSAPGSAEQAVGSAEIVVNAAPGGSSLERLTALRESLRGKILVDVSNATRSGADGMPSELMYPGSSLAEQVQAALPDTRVVKALNTMLYSVMAAPGTLSQPPTAFLSGEDAQAKQVVSALLGDLGWQPEWIIDLGGVQSARATEAVILLVPHVIRASGFAPFAVSIVR, translated from the coding sequence ATGACCACCATCGCAGTACTCGGAAAAGGCCGCGTCGGCGGCGCTCTGGCGGACGGATTCCGCCGCGCCGGGCATCAGGTGGCTGTCGGCGACAGCGCGCCGGGGTCCGCGGAGCAGGCCGTCGGCTCGGCGGAGATCGTCGTCAACGCCGCGCCCGGCGGCAGCTCGCTGGAGCGGCTGACGGCGCTGCGCGAATCCTTGCGCGGCAAGATCCTCGTGGACGTATCCAACGCCACGCGCTCCGGGGCGGACGGCATGCCCTCCGAGCTGATGTATCCGGGCTCCAGCCTCGCCGAGCAGGTGCAGGCGGCGCTTCCGGACACGCGCGTCGTCAAGGCGCTCAACACGATGCTCTACTCGGTGATGGCGGCTCCGGGCACGCTGTCCCAGCCGCCGACCGCCTTCCTGTCCGGCGAGGACGCGCAGGCCAAGCAGGTTGTCAGCGCACTGCTCGGCGACCTCGGCTGGCAGCCTGAGTGGATCATCGATCTCGGCGGCGTGCAATCCGCGCGGGCCACCGAGGCGGTGATCCTGCTCGTGCCGCACGTGATCCGGGCCAGTGGATTCGCGCCGTTCGCGGTGTCGATCGTCCGGTGA
- a CDS encoding alpha/beta hydrolase, whose amino-acid sequence MTRAQRLELDAMLRKGAHDFEPLPVEQMRTGFAAMMARFPVPTDVRRTPAELAGRPAIRVEPDGVDRQARPGTILYFHGGSFSLGSPETGMVNTANLVRRTGVPALSLDYRLAPEHPFPAAIEDCVAAYRSLLDAGTDPASIVFAGDSAGGGLAVTTSLAARDAGLPLPAALLAFSPCFDHTRSGASMVTKEGIDPYFTGEALDYTAEMYLAGQDPAQPLLAPAVHADLTGLPPILLQVGTHELLLDDAVRFAARAVEAEVDVILDVTAGVPHVFQAFAGVLGEADQALERAALFLTQHLGAASGTAPRPAATTRSEYPMV is encoded by the coding sequence ATGACCAGGGCACAACGACTTGAACTCGACGCGATGCTGCGCAAGGGAGCCCACGACTTCGAACCGCTTCCCGTCGAGCAGATGCGCACCGGCTTCGCCGCGATGATGGCGCGGTTCCCGGTGCCGACCGACGTCCGGCGCACCCCGGCCGAGCTGGCCGGACGTCCCGCGATCCGGGTCGAGCCGGACGGCGTGGACAGGCAGGCGCGCCCCGGCACGATCCTGTACTTCCACGGCGGCTCCTTCTCGCTGGGCTCGCCGGAGACCGGCATGGTGAACACCGCGAACCTGGTCCGGCGCACCGGTGTCCCGGCGCTCTCGCTGGACTACCGGCTGGCGCCGGAGCATCCGTTCCCGGCGGCGATCGAGGACTGTGTCGCCGCCTACCGCAGCCTGCTCGACGCCGGCACGGACCCGGCGTCGATCGTCTTCGCCGGCGACTCGGCCGGCGGCGGGCTGGCCGTGACGACCAGCCTCGCGGCTCGGGACGCCGGGCTGCCGCTGCCGGCGGCGCTGCTGGCGTTCTCGCCCTGCTTCGACCACACGCGCTCCGGCGCGTCGATGGTCACCAAGGAGGGCATCGACCCCTACTTCACCGGGGAGGCCCTGGACTACACCGCCGAGATGTACCTGGCCGGGCAGGACCCCGCGCAGCCGCTGCTCGCGCCCGCCGTCCACGCCGACCTGACCGGTCTGCCGCCGATCCTGCTCCAGGTCGGGACCCATGAGCTGCTGCTCGACGACGCCGTGCGGTTCGCGGCGCGCGCGGTCGAGGCGGAGGTCGACGTGATCCTCGACGTCACCGCCGGGGTGCCGCACGTGTTCCAGGCCTTCGCCGGCGTGCTCGGCGAGGCGGATCAGGCTCTTGAGCGGGCGGCGCTGTTCCTGACGCAGCACCTCGGCGCGGCGTCGGGAACAGCGCCGAGGCCGGCGGCCACGACCCGTTCGGAGTATCCGATGGTGTGA
- a CDS encoding YfhO family protein: MTGIRESSPGEPIVATAVALEPRPAAAGRGGGDARVRLRWWTALWRTRVWKRRPRPLTVVAVVGVMLFALWGIGGPLFGASTLTPTDEMVTNGPWVSAGFAGTVPSNTYLDDTYTSELPSEILFKQQLGHGKVAQWNPYGAAGSALGAIPDYALYSPLTVPFYVLPSWLAPAYERLLEIVCSVGGAFLFLRRLSLSRPAALVGGLTFAGSGFMVAWLGFPQTRVAAFIPALFWLVERFIQERRPRDAALVALPVAALFLGGFPSVAGYALLTATAYALVRLAAEHRTNLRRLVRPVAYLGAGLAAGVGLVLFQLVPFLQFFGTWLIAGRSQTATATLPVSSALTMVAPWAYGSVDSKDPVQFVLSTNMVEAAAYLGAAAVVLVFVAIAMPRRGRGLLPTGAWVFFMAATAVWIELIYVGGAPLDLFQKLPGLRALFEQNFIGRARSILGFLLAVLVAVGFEALVRVRAQEPKTASGSGSVPGSAGLAGLASARAARASAATATATAAASGGWGAWASLVPWRWPRRSLWTAAVVVGGIAAAAALVAHGWSTVHSAAATSGQDVGKALDLYGSQMARAGVIVVIAVSCVIALCVARRQAFAGRREASVLRFGAASTLIVLMAVQGAQFMEGYYPKSTKSMFYPVTDTHTFLADNLGEQRYASAYDGITFGTATAYDLRSVNGHNFLNADFAALMQGMPDSAVPYPTYVDFQAGDVKQATSPVLDRLGTKYWVAGPTDNVFGTVVSAPRGGTTQLVPGRPVTVPVPAAGPLRGISFTPQGTVSSSIAGLTKDTTVEVVIRDASGRQVAAANRLTGARAGAPFQVAVAADTLPAGTALTATITLHADAPLTVDANHGLPAVDAITDADDGLRVAYVGSSVIYERLNALPRIRWASQSTVVPSQDQRVSMLSSGAVADNAVVLSAPGPAASGQPAAVRVQQDGTDTITTTVDAKGSGYLVVSDADQVGWQATVDGRRADLVKADQGLVAVDVPAGTHSVTLRYDLPHQAAATWASGAVGLSLMAVPAGEWWWERRRRRPGARDAMERGPEG, encoded by the coding sequence ATGACGGGAATTCGCGAGTCCAGCCCCGGCGAGCCCATCGTCGCGACAGCTGTCGCCCTGGAGCCGCGACCCGCGGCCGCGGGTCGCGGCGGCGGCGACGCACGCGTCCGGCTCCGGTGGTGGACCGCGCTGTGGCGCACCCGGGTCTGGAAGCGCCGCCCGCGACCGCTGACCGTGGTCGCGGTGGTGGGCGTCATGCTGTTCGCGCTCTGGGGCATCGGCGGGCCGCTGTTCGGCGCCTCGACGCTCACCCCGACCGACGAGATGGTGACCAACGGTCCGTGGGTGAGCGCCGGCTTCGCCGGGACCGTGCCCTCGAACACCTACCTGGACGACACCTACACCTCCGAGCTGCCCAGCGAGATCCTGTTCAAGCAGCAGCTGGGCCACGGCAAGGTCGCGCAGTGGAACCCGTACGGCGCGGCCGGAAGCGCGCTCGGCGCCATTCCGGACTACGCGCTCTACTCGCCGCTGACCGTGCCGTTCTATGTGCTGCCGAGCTGGCTCGCTCCCGCATATGAGCGGCTGCTGGAGATCGTGTGCTCGGTCGGCGGGGCGTTCCTGTTCCTGCGCAGACTTTCGCTGTCGAGACCGGCGGCGCTGGTAGGCGGCCTCACCTTCGCCGGCAGCGGATTCATGGTCGCCTGGCTGGGCTTCCCGCAGACGAGAGTGGCGGCGTTCATCCCGGCGCTGTTCTGGCTGGTCGAGCGGTTCATCCAGGAGCGCCGGCCTCGGGACGCCGCGTTGGTGGCGCTGCCGGTCGCGGCGCTGTTCCTCGGCGGGTTCCCGTCGGTCGCCGGGTACGCCTTGCTGACCGCCACTGCTTACGCACTGGTCCGGCTCGCTGCCGAGCATCGTACGAACCTGCGGCGGCTGGTGCGGCCGGTAGCGTATCTGGGCGCCGGGCTGGCTGCCGGTGTCGGTCTGGTGCTGTTCCAGCTGGTGCCGTTCCTGCAGTTCTTCGGGACGTGGCTGATCGCGGGCCGGAGCCAGACGGCGACCGCCACGCTGCCGGTGTCCAGCGCGCTGACGATGGTCGCGCCGTGGGCGTACGGGTCGGTCGACTCCAAGGATCCGGTCCAGTTCGTGTTGTCGACCAACATGGTCGAGGCTGCCGCCTACCTCGGTGCGGCGGCTGTGGTGCTGGTGTTCGTGGCCATCGCGATGCCGCGCCGGGGGCGGGGTCTGCTGCCCACCGGGGCGTGGGTGTTCTTCATGGCCGCCACGGCGGTGTGGATCGAGCTGATCTACGTCGGCGGGGCGCCGCTGGATCTGTTCCAGAAGCTGCCCGGGCTGCGGGCGTTGTTCGAGCAGAACTTCATCGGCAGGGCCAGGAGCATCCTGGGGTTCCTGCTCGCGGTGCTGGTCGCGGTCGGTTTCGAGGCGCTGGTCCGGGTGCGGGCTCAGGAGCCGAAGACGGCTTCGGGGTCGGGCTCGGTTCCGGGGTCGGCGGGGCTGGCGGGGCTGGCGTCGGCGCGGGCGGCGAGGGCGAGCGCGGCGACGGCGACGGCGACGGCGGCGGCATCCGGCGGGTGGGGGGCTTGGGCGTCGCTCGTGCCGTGGCGCTGGCCGAGGCGGTCGCTGTGGACCGCGGCGGTCGTGGTCGGCGGGATCGCCGCCGCGGCGGCTCTGGTCGCCCACGGCTGGAGCACGGTGCACAGCGCTGCCGCGACCTCCGGTCAGGACGTCGGCAAGGCGCTGGACCTGTACGGCAGCCAGATGGCACGCGCCGGGGTCATCGTCGTGATCGCCGTGTCGTGCGTGATCGCGTTGTGCGTGGCGCGGCGTCAGGCGTTCGCCGGCCGGCGCGAGGCGTCGGTGCTGCGATTCGGCGCGGCCTCCACCCTGATCGTGCTGATGGCTGTTCAGGGCGCGCAGTTCATGGAGGGTTACTACCCGAAGTCCACTAAGTCGATGTTCTACCCGGTCACCGACACCCACACGTTCCTGGCGGACAACCTCGGCGAGCAGCGCTACGCCTCGGCGTACGACGGCATCACATTCGGGACCGCGACAGCGTACGATCTGCGGTCGGTGAACGGGCACAACTTCCTGAACGCCGATTTCGCCGCGCTGATGCAGGGGATGCCGGACAGCGCGGTTCCGTATCCGACGTACGTGGACTTCCAGGCGGGCGACGTGAAGCAGGCCACCAGTCCGGTGCTGGACCGGCTGGGCACCAAGTACTGGGTCGCCGGACCGACCGACAACGTGTTCGGCACGGTCGTCTCGGCGCCGCGCGGCGGGACCACGCAGCTCGTTCCGGGCCGGCCGGTCACGGTCCCGGTGCCGGCAGCCGGTCCGCTGCGCGGGATCTCCTTCACCCCGCAGGGCACGGTCTCCAGCAGCATCGCGGGGCTGACCAAGGACACCACGGTCGAGGTCGTGATCCGCGACGCGAGCGGCCGGCAGGTCGCCGCCGCCAACCGGCTGACCGGCGCCCGGGCCGGCGCGCCGTTCCAGGTCGCGGTCGCCGCCGATACGCTGCCCGCCGGCACGGCGCTGACCGCGACGATCACGCTGCACGCCGACGCGCCGCTGACCGTGGACGCGAACCACGGGCTGCCGGCCGTCGACGCGATCACCGACGCCGACGACGGGCTGCGCGTGGCGTATGTAGGCTCCTCGGTGATTTACGAGCGGCTGAACGCGTTGCCGCGCATCCGCTGGGCGTCACAGAGTACTGTCGTTCCCTCGCAGGACCAGCGCGTCTCGATGCTGTCCTCCGGGGCGGTGGCGGACAACGCCGTGGTGCTCTCCGCACCGGGCCCGGCGGCGTCCGGGCAGCCGGCGGCGGTGCGGGTCCAGCAGGACGGCACAGACACGATCACGACCACGGTTGACGCCAAGGGGTCGGGGTACCTTGTCGTGTCCGATGCCGACCAGGTCGGCTGGCAGGCTACTGTGGACGGCCGCCGGGCGGATCTGGTGAAGGCCGATCAGGGACTGGTCGCGGTGGACGTGCCGGCCGGCACGCATTCCGTGACATTGCGGTACGACTTGCCACACCAGGCGGCCGCGACGTGGGCCTCCGGCGCCGTCGGGCTCTCGCTGATGGCGGTACCGGCGGGGGAGTGGTGGTGGGAGCGTCGGCGGCGCCGTCCTGGCGCTCGCGACGCGATGGAGCGGGGACCGGAGGGATGA
- a CDS encoding MarR family winged helix-turn-helix transcriptional regulator has protein sequence MYEKLYAVASTSATGALAGFFDDLVRCETRLYNAVNDKLRAEHGIVASQFEMLRYLRAHPKSRVADIATAFAIGIGAASKGVDRHEAQGWVVRLPNPADRRSSLISLTDAGAALVADAEQTFHGHLEELITATLGAEQVGAVGMALATLRQALEEARVGVPVG, from the coding sequence ATGTATGAGAAACTATATGCCGTGGCATCTACTTCAGCAACCGGCGCGCTGGCGGGCTTCTTCGACGACCTGGTGCGCTGCGAGACCCGGCTCTACAACGCGGTCAACGACAAGCTCCGGGCGGAGCACGGGATCGTCGCCTCGCAGTTCGAGATGCTCCGCTACCTGCGCGCCCACCCGAAGTCCCGGGTCGCGGACATCGCCACGGCGTTCGCGATCGGCATCGGCGCGGCCAGCAAGGGCGTCGACCGGCACGAGGCGCAGGGCTGGGTCGTCCGGCTGCCGAACCCGGCCGACCGCCGCTCGTCGCTGATCAGCCTCACGGACGCCGGCGCCGCGCTCGTCGCGGACGCCGAGCAGACCTTCCACGGCCACCTGGAGGAGCTGATCACCGCGACGCTCGGCGCCGAGCAGGTCGGCGCGGTCGGAATGGCGCTCGCCACGCTTCGGCAGGCGCTGGAGGAGGCGCGGGTCGGGGTCCCGGTCGGCTAG
- a CDS encoding glycosyltransferase family 2 protein: MPHVSVVLPCYNEEAHVLLEIQRICAALDATEYPYEVLAIDDASTDGTLEVLRKAEIDFPSVKVVAFHRNGGAGTVRRIGSGMARGDIVVWTDADMSYPNERIPELVEMLDFDAGIDQVVGARKAEMGSHRLLRIPAKWVIRKIAEKLTNQKIPDLNSGLRAMRREVALPYLRLLPPGFSCVTTITLAFMSNQKTVVYVPIDYAKRAGKSKFKFVKDAYRYILQVLRMVMYFNPLKVLMPPALWLVGIGAVKAIFDLVVHPFRFAQNTALLLLSGLIIASMALLADLIVRSRPE, encoded by the coding sequence ATACCGCACGTCAGTGTGGTTCTGCCGTGTTACAACGAGGAGGCGCACGTTCTGCTGGAGATTCAGCGGATTTGTGCGGCGTTGGATGCCACGGAGTATCCGTATGAGGTTTTGGCGATCGATGACGCCTCCACCGACGGCACCTTGGAGGTGCTGCGCAAGGCGGAGATCGACTTCCCGTCGGTGAAGGTGGTGGCGTTCCACCGCAACGGCGGCGCCGGTACGGTGCGCCGGATCGGGTCGGGCATGGCCCGGGGCGACATCGTGGTGTGGACCGATGCGGACATGTCGTATCCGAACGAGCGGATCCCCGAGTTGGTGGAGATGCTCGATTTCGACGCCGGTATCGATCAGGTGGTGGGTGCGCGCAAGGCCGAGATGGGTTCGCACCGCCTGTTGCGGATCCCGGCGAAGTGGGTGATCCGCAAGATCGCGGAGAAGCTGACGAATCAGAAGATCCCGGACTTGAACTCGGGTCTGCGGGCGATGCGCCGTGAGGTGGCGTTGCCGTATCTGCGGCTGCTGCCGCCCGGGTTCTCCTGTGTCACCACGATCACGTTGGCGTTCATGTCCAACCAGAAGACCGTGGTGTATGTCCCGATCGACTATGCCAAGCGGGCCGGCAAGTCCAAGTTCAAGTTTGTGAAGGACGCCTACCGCTACATCCTGCAGGTCCTGCGGATGGTGATGTACTTCAACCCGCTGAAGGTCCTGATGCCCCCGGCCCTGTGGCTGGTTGGCATCGGCGCAGTGAAGGCCATCTTCGACCTGGTCGTCCACCCGTTCCGCTTCGCGCAGAACACCGCACTGCTGTTGCTGTCAGGCCTGATCATCGCCTCCATGGCACTCCTCGCCGACCTGATCGTGCGATCGCGGCCGGAGTAG